The proteins below are encoded in one region of Silene latifolia isolate original U9 population chromosome 2, ASM4854445v1, whole genome shotgun sequence:
- the LOC141643352 gene encoding calmodulin-lysine N-methyltransferase: protein MSIEQTSARMSESQNGEIPKVSTLRWKILRQSLLSSKLQPHSDEKSQEIMDSVSRKGKKGFGLIQCTQKDYNFDEGFNHLCVSYSLPTPAAPNLLLFQRRDSCAIINDFEVCNKHDIDNTGLVCPWPSEEVLSYYCLSHADMFRCKNVIELGAGYGLAGLVIATVSEASEVVISDGNPQVVDYIQQSVAGNSGAFGATVVEPKLLHWNQEEFGTLSHKFDVIVASDCTFFKEVHKGLVQTLKSLLKDTCSSKAILFSPKRGDSLDKFLEEVQKSGLHFSVSEDYDDRVWERHQQFMKGDQSWPNYDPNHCYPLLIQISRL from the exons ATGAGCATTGAGCAAACATCAGCAAGAATGTCGGAATCCCAAAATGGGGAAATTCCAAAGGTATCGACTTTAAGATGGAAGATCCTTCGACAATCCCTTCTTTCCTCTAAACTCCAACCTCATTCAG ACGAGAAATCCCAAGAAATCATGGATAGTGTTTCGAGGAAAGGCAAAAAAGGGTTTGGATTAATCCAATGTACAcaaaaagattacaactttgatgAGGGTTTTAATCATCTTTGTGTTTCCTACTCTTTGCCAACTCCTGCTGCTCCTAATCTCCTTCTTTT TCAAAGAAGAGACAGCTGTGCTATTATCAATGACTTTGAAGTCTGCAATAAGCATGACATTGACAACACTGGCCTTGTAT GTCCCTGGCCTTCAGAGGAGGTCCTCTCATATTATTGCTTGTCACATGCGGATATGTTcag GTGTAAAAATGTTATTGAACTGGGTGCTGGATATGGGTTGGCAGGCTTAGTTATTGCCACTGTTTCTGAGGCATCAGAAGTCGTAATATCAGATGGAAATCCACAAGTTGTTGATT ATATCCAGCAAAGTGTAGCCGGCAATTCTGGTGCATTTGGAGCTACAGTTGTCGAACCTAAGTTATTACACTGGAACCAAGAAGAATTTGGAACATTATCCCATAAATTTGATGTCATCGTTGCAAGCGACTG TACCTTCTTTAAGGAGGTCCATAAAGGGCTTGTTCAGACGCTGAAGTCATTGTTAAAAGATACTTGCTCTTCTAAAGCCATATTATTCAGTCCCAAAAGGGGTGATTCACTGGACAAGTTCCTAGAGGAGGTACAAAAAAGTGGATTGCATTTCAGTGTATCAGAGGACTATGATGACAGAGTTTGGGAGAGACATCAGCAATTCATGAAGGGAGATCAGTCATGGCCCAACTACGATCCAAATCACTGCTACCCATTATTGATCCAAATTTCACG CCTGTAG
- the LOC141643351 gene encoding uncharacterized protein LOC141643351, with protein sequence MNTSTNSPLPDAFIDFLNKNGLDPSIYTSADTLPRYIRLKPGNEEKVKDIEEELGCKLTVVDWLPNFYSLPPHVHIANSSVYQLGKLYGIDAASGAAVSALNIAPGDHVLDLCAAPGAKLCMILELLGDSGSVTGVDVARHRLAACRTMVQKYGLGNHCRLFVADGTSFSVVPTRGSAASESFDESTLGKKLDIFKEWTSKRPWKERKNAAKARKANLSPLTTQIIDPEIIFYGQQSGVIGCTKDELYQICSDDELSHCGYDKVIVDAECTHDGSIRHVQKFEHWGWETLQRRVLDAERTDDLTNLQFRLLSNGFRLLKAGGLLIYSTCSLTVSQNEGVIERFLLENSSAELQEVDCSHSWPCKSGRIPKTLRFDPLTSQTSGLFVAKFAKLST encoded by the exons ATGAACACTTCCACAAATTCGCCACTTCCAGACGCATTCATCGACTTCCTCAACAAAAATGGATTGGATCCTTCAATCTACACTTCCGCCGATACTCTTCCTCGTTACATCAG GTTGAAGCCTGGGAATGAGGAGAAAGTAAAGGACATTGAAGAAGAGCTAGGATGCAAGTTAACGGTAGTGGATTGGTTGCCGAATTTTTATTCGCTTCCGCCTCATGTTCATATTGCTAATTCCAGTGTTTACCAGCTAGGGAAG TTGTATGGGATTGATGCTGCTTCAGGAGCTGCTGTCAGCGCGTTAAACATTGCACCAGGAGATCATGTGCTCGATCTTTGTGCTGCTCCTG GTGCTAAGCTTTGTATGATATTGGAATTACTCGGTGATTCTGGCTCTGTTACCGGTGTTGATGTTGCAAGACATCGTCTCGCAGCTTGCAGAACTATGGTGCAGAAATACGGCTTGGGCAATCATTGCCGGCTCTTTGTTGCAGATGGAACTTCATTCTCTGTGGTCCCTACCAGAGGTAGTGCAGCTTCTGAATCAT TTGATGAATCTACACTGGGAAAGAAATTGGATATATTTAAGGAGTGGACTTCTAAGAGGCCTTGGAAGGAAAGAAAGAATGCTGCAAAAGCAAGGAAGGCTAATCTTTCACCCTTAACCACACAAATAATAGACCCAGAGATAATATTTTACGGGCAGCAGTCAGGAGTCATTGGCTGTACAAAAGATGAATTGTATCAGATTTGTAGTGACGACGAGCTCTCTCATTGTGGTTATGACAAG GTCATTGTGGATGCAGAGTGCACTCATGATGGGTCAATCAGGCATGTTCAGAAATTCGAACATTGGGGATGGGAAACACTTCAACGGCGTGTCCTGGATGCAGAGAGAACAGATGACCTGACGAATCTCCAA TTTCGGCTCTTGAGTAATGGTTTTCGACTGCTAAAAGCTGGTGGTTTACTTATCTACAGCACTTGCAG TTTGACGGTTTCCCAAAACGAAGGGGTGATTGAGAGGTTCCTCTTGGAGAATTCATCAGCTG AGTTGCAAGAAGTAGATTGTTCCCACAGTTGGCCTTGCAAGAGCGGTCGTATACCCAAGACACTGCGTTTTGATCCTCTAACATCCCAAACTAGTGGACTGTTTGTTGCCAAATTTGCAAAGTTGTCTACATGA
- the LOC141643349 gene encoding rhodanese-like domain-containing protein 17 isoform X2: protein MGSLDKSSDEAGIVTVDVHAANQLISSGHRFIDVRTEEEFKKGHVDVQNSVNIPYMFTTPQGRVKNPTFLEQVSSVCQKEDHLVVGCQSGVRSVYATKDLLEAGFKHVSNMGGGYIAWAEKGLSVKKPEAEL from the exons ATGGGATCCTTAGATAAAAG TTCGGACGAAGCCGGGATTGTCACCGTCGACGTCCATGCAGCTAATCAGCTTATTTCTTCAGGGCATCGCTTCATTGATGTCAG GACAGAAGAAGAGTTTAAGAAAGGACATGTTGATGTACAAAACTCTGTGAACATTCCTTACATGTTCACCACTCCTCAAG GAAGAGTTAAAAATCCAACATTTTTGGAGCAAGTTTCTTCAGTGTGTCAAAAAGAAGATCATCTTGTTGTG GGATGTCAAAGCGGAGTCAGATCCGTCTACGCGACCAAGGATCTTCTTGAAGCA GGTTTTAAGCATGTGAGCAACATGGGAGGCGGCTATATTGCTTGGGCAGAGAAGGGATTGTCTGTGAAGAAACCAGAAGCAGAGTTATAA
- the LOC141643353 gene encoding pathogenesis-related thaumatin-like protein 3.5 codes for MVSSYQSIVSFLFLHFLGTCSATKFTLVNQCTYTVWPATLSGAGTPPLPPSASSFTLLPRASTVIPVPASWSGRIWAQTGCSTGPAGNFSCETGTTPPATLAEFTLNGANGLDFYDVSLVDGYNLPLVVRPVGGSGNCSAAGCPEDLNGACPTPLRVATSAFKTGTEGGGRGIACNSACNAFGNPEYCCSGAYATPDTCKPSNYSEYFKVNCPSAYSYAYDDASSTFTCAGADYVVTFCPSVSLTAKAIGTQPPQTSTSPSSYGDFNYNGGSALITSSTMIGMLITVVWTSLSLI; via the exons ATGGTATCGTCTTATCAAAGCATCGTTTCTTTTCTCTTCCTACATTTCTTAG GAACATGCTCAGCTACAAAATTCACATTAGTCAACCAATGCACTTACACAGTATGGCCAGCCACCCTATCCGGAGCCGGGACACCACCGCTCCCGCCCTCCGCCTCCAGCTTCACCCTCCTCCCCAGAGCCAGCACCGTCATCCCAGTCCCAGCCTCATGGTCAGGCCGTATATGGGCCCAAACCGGATGCTCCACGGGCCCAGCCGGGAACTTCTCTTGTGAAACAGGCACCACCCCACCTGCCACCCTAGCCGAGTTCACCCTCAACGGAGCCAACGGGCTCGACTTCTACGACGTGAGCCTGGTGGACGGGTACAACCTGCCGCTAGTTGTCCGACCCGTGGGTGGGTCGGGCAACTGCTCAGCCGCAGGGTGCCCAGAGGACCTAAACGGCGCGTGTCCGACCCCACTCAGGGTCGCGACAAGCGCGTTTAAAACAGGAACAGAGGGAGGAGGAAGAGGGATAGCATGTAATAGCGCGTGTAATGCGTTTGGGAACCCGGAATACTGTTGTAGTGGGGCCTACGCTACGCCAGATACATGCAAGCCAAGCAATTATTCAGAGTACTTCAAGGTGAACTGCCCAAGCGCGTATAGCTACGCGTACGATGATGCGAGTAGTACTTTCACGTGTGCCGGTGCCGACTATGTTGTCACTTTCTGCCCTTCCGTTTCACTAAC GGCGAAAGCAATCGGGACACAACCACCACAGACATCAACATCGCCGTCAAGTTATGGTGATTTTAATTATAATGGAGGCAGTGCCTTAATTACATCGTCAACAATGATCGGCATGCTAATTACGGTAGTTTGGACGTCATTATCTCTAATCTGA
- the LOC141643354 gene encoding uncharacterized protein LOC141643354: MAEQGARLTGKVTRFNDTKGFGFIKSGKLDDELFVHQSDIKSDGFRTLSVGSTVEFTVSVRDDGRLKAVDVTGPKGEPVRSNSGLGRGRESRDSSNCYRCGTPGHIARECPDASSGSDNGCFNCGETGHIARECRLGRGSNGGGGGVCHECKKPGHFARNCPDRNNSGGGGGGVECHECHQLGHFARDCPDRNSGGGGGGGGGCYECQQPGHFARDCPNRRGDGSGGRSGGGNCYVCGEVGHFARDCPKSDGNGGGSGGRSGDLNGCFNCGQTGHFARDCPN, from the coding sequence ATGGCGGAACAAGGTGCTAGACTAACAGGAAAGGTTACCAGATTCAACGACACCAAGGGTTTCGGTTTCATCAAATCCGGTAAACTCGACGACGAATTGTTCGTCCATCAATCCGACATCAAATCCGACGGCTTTCGTACACTTTCTGTCGGATCAACCGTCGAATTCACCGTCTCTGTTCGCGATGACGGCCGTCTTAAGGCTGTTGATGTCACTGGTCCGAAAGGTGAACCGGTTCGGTCTAACTCCGGTTTAGGACGGGGTAGGGAGTCGAGGGACTCGTCCAACTGTTATAGATGCGGTACACCGGGTCATATTGCTAGAGAATGTCCTGACGCTTCGTCAGGAAGTGATAACGGCTGTTTTAATTGCGGTGAAACGGGTCATATAGCCCGAGAATGCCGGTTGGGCCGTGGCAGTAATGGCGGTGGTGGTGGAGTGTGCCATGAATGTAAAAAACCCGGTCACTTTGCCCGTAACTGTCCGGACCGAAATAAttctggtggtggtggtggtggagttgAATGTCATGAATGCCATCAGTTGGGGCACTTTGCCCGTGACTGCCCGGACCGAaacagtggtggtggtggcggtggaggAGGAGGCTGCTATGAATGTCAGCAGCCCGGTCACTTTGCTCGTGACTGCCCTAACAGAAGAGGCGATGGTAGCGGAGGCAGAAGTGGTGGAGGGAACTGTTATGTGTGTGGTGAGGTTGGACATTTTGCTAGGGATTGTCCCAAAAGCGATGGTAACGGCGGTGGAAGCGGAGGACGGTCTGGTGATCTCAATGGGTGTTTTAATTGCGGACAGACTGGCCACTTTGCTAGGGATTGCCCTAATTGA
- the LOC141643355 gene encoding ferredoxin--NADP reductase, chloroplastic has protein sequence MAAVVTTAVSFPSTNSTSLSSRTSSIISSDKISFKKVPAHYRNVSANGKVGTIRAVADVAPAAKVEKHSKKMEEGVVVNKYKPKNPYTGRCLLNTKITGDDAPGETWHMVFSHEGEIPYREGQSVGVIPDGIDKNGKPHKLRLYSIASSALGDFGDAKTVSLCVKRLVYTNDAGEVVKGVCSNFLCDLKPGSEVLLTGPVGKEMLMPKDPNATIIMLGTGTGIAPFRSFLWKMFFEKHEDYKFNGLAWLFLGVPTSSSLLYKEEFEKMKEKAPENFRLDFAVSREQTNEKGEKMYIQTRMAQYAEELWELLKKDNTYVYMCGLKGMEQGIDDIMVSLAAKDGIDWIDYRKQLKKAEQWNVEVY, from the exons ATGGCTGCCGTAGTAACTACTGCTGTTTCTTTCCCTTCTACTAATTCCACCTCTCTTTCCTCTCGTACTTCCTCCATCATCTCTTCTGATAAAATCTCCTTCAAGAAG GTTCCTGCACATTACAGAAATGTGTCTGCTAATGGAAAGGTGGGTACAATCAGGGCAGTGGCAGATGTGGCACCTGCAGCTAAAGTTGAGAAGCATTCAAAGAAAATGGAGGAAGGTGTTGTAGTTAACAAGTATAAGCCTAAGAACCCTTACACTGGCAGATGTCTTCTTAACACTAAGATTACTGGTGATGATGCACCTGGTGAGACCTGGCATATGGTTTTTTCCCATGAAG GTGAGATTCCCTACAGAGAAGGGCAATCAGTTGGGGTTATTCCTGATGGTATAGACAAGAATGGAAAACCTCATAAGTTGAGATTGTACTCCATTGCCAGCAGCGCCCTTGGCGACTTTGGTGATGCTAAAACT GTTTCGTTGTGTGTGAAGCGACTTGTCTACACCAATGATGCTGGAGAAGTAGTTAAGGGAGTCTGCTCAAACTTTTTGT GTGATTTGAAACCTGGGTCTGAAGTGCTGCTTACAGGACCTGTTGGGAAGGAGATGTTGATGCCGAAAGACCCCAACGCAACCATTATTATG CTTGGAACTGGAACTGGTATTGCTCCTTTCCGTTCATTCTTGTGGAAAATGTTCTTTGAGAAGCACGAGGACTACAAG TTCAACGGCTTGGCATGGCTCTTTTTGGGTGTGCCCACCAGCAGTTCTCTACTTTACAAAGAG GAATTTGAGAAGATGAAGGAAAAGGCCCCAGAAAACTTTAGACTGGACTTTGCAGTGAGCAGAGAGCAAACTAATGAAAAGGGGGAGAAAATGTACATTCAAACACGTATGGCACAATATGCCGAGGAGCTGTGGGAGTTGCTCAAGAAAGACAACACTTACGTTTACATGTGTGGTCTCAAAGGAATGGAGCAAGGAATAGATGACATCATGGTCTCGTTGGCTGCTAAAGATG GGATTGATTGGATTGATTACAGGAAGCAATTGAAGAAGGCAGAACAGTGGAATGTAGAAGTGTACTGA
- the LOC141641617 gene encoding uncharacterized protein LOC141641617, producing the protein MSHIAKRDFDILDLSGQKFLLWKDDVIAHLGANGLEHTVEVGNFGTYQEKQQAHIFIRHHMDEGLKNEYLRIRDPSELWARLEERFGHQQYVLLPKLRHEWENLRFQDFTSVKEYNSALFRIASQLEYCGHEVSDFTKIKKTFSTMGKRNIDFQRQIRQSKIEKLTDLIAILLVVEQNDNVLLKNDNLRPSGSIAIPEANFVAEVGVDAGSISEDAVEDVVLA; encoded by the coding sequence ATGTCTCACATTGCCAAAAGAGACTTCGATATTCTTGATTTATCTGGGCAGAAATTCCTGCTATGGAAAGACGATGTCATAGCCCATTTGGGAGCCAATGGCCTCGAACATACTGTTGAGGTAGGTAATTTTGGTACCTACCAAGAAAAGCAACAGGCTCATATATTTATACGACATCATATGGATGAAGGGCTAAAAAATGAGTATTTGCGAATAAGAGACCCTTCTGAATTATGGGCTCGCCTTGAGGAAAGGTTTGGACATCAACAGTATGTCCTACTCCCTAAACTTCGCCATGAATGGGAAAACTTACGTTTCCAAGATTTTACTTCGGTAAAGGAATATAATTCGGCCCTATTTCGCATTGCCTCACAATTGGAGTATTGTGGTCATGAAGTTAGCGACTTCACTAAAATCAAGAAAACATTCTCAACTATGGGCAAACGCAATATTGATTTTCAAAGACAAATAAGGCAAagcaaaattgaaaaattgactGACCTTATTGCAATACTTTTAGTCGTTGAACAAAATGACAATGTTTTATTAAAAAACGACAATTTAAGGCCAAGTGGATCTATTGCAATACCTGAGGCAAATTTTGTTGCAGAAGTAGGCGTGGACGCTGGATCAATAAGCGAGGACGCGGTAGAGGACGTGGTTCTGGCCTAA
- the LOC141643349 gene encoding thiosulfate sulfurtransferase 18-like isoform X1: MIIIITYMSIMGTSLQVLRTRVLTICFLLFFALCSSDEAGIVTVDVHAANQLISSGHRFIDVRTEEEFKKGHVDVQNSVNIPYMFTTPQGRVKNPTFLEQVSSVCQKEDHLVVGCQSGVRSVYATKDLLEAGFKHVSNMGGGYIAWAEKGLSVKKPEAEL; encoded by the exons atgataattattattacctACATGTCAATAATGGGAACTTCACTTCAAGTTCTACGTACTCGAGTCTTAACTATATGCTTTCTGTTATTCTTTGCGTTATGTAGTTCGGACGAAGCCGGGATTGTCACCGTCGACGTCCATGCAGCTAATCAGCTTATTTCTTCAGGGCATCGCTTCATTGATGTCAG GACAGAAGAAGAGTTTAAGAAAGGACATGTTGATGTACAAAACTCTGTGAACATTCCTTACATGTTCACCACTCCTCAAG GAAGAGTTAAAAATCCAACATTTTTGGAGCAAGTTTCTTCAGTGTGTCAAAAAGAAGATCATCTTGTTGTG GGATGTCAAAGCGGAGTCAGATCCGTCTACGCGACCAAGGATCTTCTTGAAGCA GGTTTTAAGCATGTGAGCAACATGGGAGGCGGCTATATTGCTTGGGCAGAGAAGGGATTGTCTGTGAAGAAACCAGAAGCAGAGTTATAA